Proteins from one Pseudomonadota bacterium genomic window:
- the modA gene encoding molybdate ABC transporter substrate-binding protein: MSRHILFIIIVFFAQIANADLRGLPNVTILASSSLTNPITELAIEYSRQKNITVTASYNSTAEQAWRIEDGESADIFISSHPYWMASLKQMGLIDVYSLTNLVKNKLVLITSAKGKLNEYPIAAAGLEGKLENLGNRTIMSFGDPGNTALGMYTKQAIEKLDEQNGTKLWESLNAKTIKSLSSKNNLYLIAQGETAGIVYYSDARGNDEVRILNVVDENLHEPIIYQAAVVAGENMGYARDFLEFIQKEESKQVFKKHGFIID, encoded by the coding sequence ATGAGTAGGCACATATTATTTATAATCATAGTTTTTTTTGCACAAATAGCCAATGCCGACTTGCGAGGGCTGCCTAATGTTACAATTTTGGCATCTTCCAGCCTTACCAACCCTATAACCGAACTGGCAATTGAATATTCAAGGCAAAAGAACATTACGGTTACGGCATCATATAATTCTACGGCAGAACAGGCGTGGCGAATTGAGGACGGAGAATCTGCCGACATATTCATATCTTCTCACCCTTATTGGATGGCATCTTTAAAGCAAATGGGTTTAATTGATGTTTATTCGCTTACTAATCTGGTCAAGAATAAACTGGTTTTAATAACTTCGGCTAAAGGTAAGCTAAACGAATATCCCATTGCGGCAGCAGGACTTGAGGGGAAACTTGAGAATCTGGGAAACCGAACAATAATGTCGTTTGGCGACCCCGGCAATACCGCTCTGGGTATGTACACAAAGCAGGCAATAGAAAAACTCGATGAGCAAAACGGTACAAAATTATGGGAGTCACTTAATGCGAAAACCATCAAGTCCCTTAGTTCTAAAAACAACCTATATCTTATAGCACAGGGCGAAACGGCAGGAATAGTTTATTATAGCGATGCAAGGGGCAATGATGAGGTTAGAATCTTAAATGTAGTTGATGAAAACCTGCATGAACCTATTATTTATCAGGCGGCCGTAGTAGCCGGTGAAAATATGGGCTATGCCAGAGATTTTCTTGAATTTATTCAAAAGGAAGAATCAAAGCAGGTATTTAAGAAACACGGATTTATTATAGACTGA